A window of Flexistipes sp. contains these coding sequences:
- a CDS encoding DsbA family protein — protein sequence MKRIILAALVILLGVAVYAATAGIKEDIAEKVTQNFKNNGVKNPNVEVKVIKKLEKSEVYLVKLKITGDNLKRVLEQHVLSDGSYIYPEAIDMVSGKKILQDFKAEINKVSFSQDDLEKMVFVKGTKGAENIIVVADDFECPFCRRAHFFMNDILKNIPEENYAFYVLNYPLRMHKKAEIFAKIHYAAAEMGYDLMDEIFHYVGKGDYKNLSEEEIIDYFAKKTKNGKQFKKIVGSKEAEKNLEWNINKGKSLNISGTPAIFVNGKRIDGFNRQKTSEYLNQIK from the coding sequence ATGAAAAGAATTATTTTGGCGGCACTGGTAATTTTACTTGGAGTGGCTGTTTATGCTGCAACGGCAGGTATCAAGGAAGACATTGCGGAAAAAGTCACACAGAATTTCAAAAATAACGGGGTAAAGAACCCAAATGTTGAGGTTAAGGTTATAAAGAAGTTGGAAAAATCGGAGGTTTACCTTGTAAAATTAAAAATTACCGGAGATAATTTGAAAAGAGTGTTAGAGCAGCATGTTTTATCGGATGGAAGTTACATTTACCCGGAAGCTATTGATATGGTTAGCGGCAAAAAGATATTGCAGGATTTTAAGGCAGAAATCAATAAAGTCAGCTTTAGCCAGGATGATCTTGAAAAGATGGTTTTTGTCAAAGGAACAAAAGGTGCTGAAAATATAATTGTTGTGGCGGATGATTTTGAGTGTCCTTTTTGCAGAAGAGCCCACTTTTTTATGAATGATATTCTGAAAAATATACCTGAAGAAAATTATGCTTTTTATGTGCTGAATTATCCATTGCGTATGCATAAAAAAGCAGAAATTTTTGCCAAAATTCACTATGCTGCGGCTGAGATGGGATATGATTTAATGGATGAAATATTTCACTATGTTGGAAAAGGTGACTATAAAAATTTAAGTGAGGAAGAGATAATCGATTATTTTGCAAAAAAAACAAAGAACGGCAAACAGTTCAAGAAAATAGTAGGCAGCAAAGAAGCTGAAAAAAATCTAGAATGGAATATAAATAAAGGTAAAAGCCTGAATATAAGTGGAACACCGGCAATTTTTGTTAACGGTAAAAGGATTGACGGGTTTAACAGACAGAAAACCAGCGAATATCTGAATCAAATCAAGTAG
- a CDS encoding heavy metal translocating P-type ATPase, producing the protein MSDQHNHSQHAHSNNGDHQGHDKHDGHGEDHGNHHVQMVADFRKRFWISLALTVPILILSPMIQNFLGLGESLRFTGDLFISFLFSTVVFFYGGWPFLKGLYDELSKKNPGMMTLIALAISVAYFYSSVVVFGVSGKIFFWELATLIDIMLLGHWIEMKSVMGASRALEELAKLMPSEAHKLMEDGSVQDVPLNQLNTGDRVLIKPGEKIPADGKVLEGQTSVNEAMITGESKPVSKKENTKVIGGSINGEGSITISVEKTGKDSFLSQVIDLVQQAQESKSKTQDLANRAAFWLTIIAIVSGSVTMFVWLAIVHQDFAFALERTVTVMVITCPHALGLAIPLVVAVSTAISARNGLLIRDRAAFEASRNLQAIIFDKTGTLTEGKFGVTDTVILDGKLGESKLLAYAAAVEQNSEHPIAKGIMNSVEKLIKVTDFKSIPGKGAKGKVEGKEVMVVSPGYLRENNIEFQQNGKIDKLNAQGKTVVFVLVDGELQGAIALADIIRPESKKAIARLKEMGIQTMMLTGDNRQVAEYVAKELGLDDYFAEVLPNEKADKVKEVQSRGLIVAMTGDGVNDAPALAQADVGIAIGAGTDVAVETADIVLVRSNPEDAVDIIALAKATYRKMVQNLVWATGYNAFAIPLAAGALSVYGIILNPAMGAVLMSLSTVIVAVNARILKVKK; encoded by the coding sequence ATGTCTGACCAACATAACCATAGCCAACATGCTCATTCCAATAATGGCGATCACCAGGGACATGACAAACATGATGGACACGGAGAAGATCATGGCAATCATCATGTCCAAATGGTTGCCGATTTCCGCAAACGCTTCTGGATTTCGCTGGCGCTGACAGTACCGATTCTAATCCTGTCACCGATGATACAGAATTTTCTGGGACTGGGAGAAAGTTTGCGCTTTACGGGTGACCTTTTTATCAGTTTCCTGTTTTCTACGGTCGTTTTTTTCTACGGCGGCTGGCCGTTTCTAAAGGGCCTGTACGATGAGCTGAGTAAAAAGAATCCCGGGATGATGACCCTGATTGCCCTGGCAATATCGGTGGCTTATTTCTACAGCAGTGTGGTGGTGTTCGGTGTGTCCGGCAAGATATTCTTCTGGGAGCTGGCTACACTGATCGACATCATGTTGCTGGGGCACTGGATAGAAATGAAATCGGTAATGGGTGCTTCCCGCGCTCTGGAGGAACTTGCAAAGTTAATGCCCTCAGAGGCTCATAAGCTGATGGAAGACGGCAGTGTGCAGGATGTACCGCTGAATCAACTGAACACCGGCGACCGGGTACTCATAAAACCCGGAGAAAAGATTCCTGCCGATGGCAAGGTTTTAGAGGGTCAAACATCTGTAAATGAAGCGATGATTACCGGTGAATCGAAACCTGTATCCAAAAAAGAGAATACCAAAGTAATAGGCGGTTCCATTAACGGGGAAGGTTCCATCACCATATCTGTGGAAAAAACCGGTAAAGATTCATTTCTTTCGCAGGTGATTGATTTGGTGCAGCAAGCTCAGGAGAGCAAATCCAAAACTCAGGATTTGGCAAATCGGGCGGCATTCTGGTTAACCATTATTGCAATCGTTTCCGGGTCGGTTACCATGTTTGTTTGGCTGGCGATAGTGCATCAGGATTTTGCCTTTGCTCTGGAGCGCACAGTAACGGTGATGGTTATTACCTGTCCACATGCCCTGGGACTTGCTATTCCGCTGGTGGTGGCGGTATCCACAGCTATATCCGCCCGCAACGGTTTGTTGATTCGCGATCGGGCGGCGTTTGAAGCGTCCCGCAATCTGCAGGCGATTATTTTTGATAAAACCGGCACGCTCACCGAAGGAAAATTTGGAGTGACTGACACTGTGATTTTGGACGGCAAGTTGGGAGAGTCAAAACTGCTGGCTTATGCCGCAGCCGTGGAGCAAAATTCCGAACATCCCATTGCAAAAGGCATTATGAATTCGGTAGAAAAATTAATAAAAGTGACCGATTTTAAATCTATTCCAGGCAAAGGCGCTAAAGGTAAAGTGGAAGGCAAAGAAGTGATGGTGGTCAGCCCCGGCTATCTGCGGGAGAACAATATTGAGTTTCAACAAAACGGCAAGATCGACAAATTAAATGCACAAGGCAAGACAGTGGTGTTTGTGCTTGTGGACGGAGAATTGCAGGGCGCCATTGCATTGGCGGATATTATTCGTCCCGAGTCCAAAAAAGCTATTGCCCGATTAAAAGAAATGGGCATACAAACGATGATGTTGACAGGAGATAACAGGCAGGTGGCCGAATACGTGGCAAAAGAATTGGGCCTGGATGATTATTTTGCAGAAGTACTCCCTAATGAGAAAGCGGATAAAGTGAAGGAAGTGCAGTCCAGGGGTCTGATTGTGGCCATGACCGGTGACGGTGTAAATGACGCCCCTGCACTGGCGCAGGCAGATGTAGGAATAGCCATCGGTGCCGGAACCGATGTTGCGGTAGAGACCGCCGATATTGTTTTGGTGCGCAGCAATCCCGAAGATGCAGTGGATATTATCGCTCTGGCCAAAGCCACCTATCGCAAAATGGTACAGAATCTGGTCTGGGCTACCGGTTACAACGCTTTTGCAATTCCGCTGGCGGCCGGTGCACTCTCTGTTTACGGAATCATATTGAATCCGGCTATGGGCGCTGTGCTGATGTCGCTTAGTACTGTAATCGTAGCGGTCAACGCCCGAATCCTGAAGGTTAAAAAATGA
- a CDS encoding DUF302 domain-containing protein, whose translation MSYYFSKMFDGRFDEAIEKVITGLKEEGFGILSEIDVKETLKKKLDVDFRNYKILGACNPSFAYKAFQTEDKVGTMLPCNVIVQETDDGKVEIAAVDPVASMQAIDNSQLGEVAQTIQGKLKSVIERL comes from the coding sequence ATGAGCTACTATTTTTCAAAAATGTTTGATGGGCGTTTTGATGAGGCTATAGAAAAAGTAATTACTGGGCTTAAGGAGGAAGGTTTCGGTATTCTCTCCGAAATCGATGTTAAAGAAACTTTGAAGAAGAAATTGGATGTGGATTTTCGCAACTACAAAATTCTTGGCGCCTGTAATCCGTCATTCGCGTATAAAGCTTTTCAAACGGAAGATAAAGTAGGAACTATGCTCCCCTGCAATGTGATTGTGCAGGAGACCGATGATGGCAAGGTAGAGATTGCCGCAGTGGATCCGGTGGCGAGCATGCAGGCCATCGATAATTCCCAGTTGGGCGAAGTGGCTCAAACGATTCAGGGTAAGTTAAAGTCAGTAATTGAACGGTTATGA
- a CDS encoding SHOCT domain-containing protein, giving the protein MMNGMWFGWIFLLVIMGLIIWVAVTMINKKQSRGDHRNKHHEEDALDILNKRYARSEITRDEYERLKDDLE; this is encoded by the coding sequence ATGATGAACGGTATGTGGTTTGGCTGGATTTTTTTGTTGGTGATTATGGGATTAATTATCTGGGTTGCAGTTACCATGATAAACAAAAAACAGTCGCGTGGTGACCACCGGAATAAGCATCATGAAGAGGATGCGCTGGATATTTTAAACAAGCGCTATGCCCGCAGTGAGATTACCCGTGATGAATACGAAAGATTGAAAGATGACCTAGAGTAA